One Candidatus Kryptobacter tengchongensis DNA window includes the following coding sequences:
- a CDS encoding peptide chain release factor subunit 1, translating to MIIKSEKQLKELKNYQPKSCLVSSLYLNTDGSKFSKKEIEVIFKDLVKEKRIEATEDVLQDIRKMEQYISQNLDIVRTKGIVIFSCSKENFWQVYELNVSPPNLFVIDKNPYIRPLLIITSKLHKIYTVIFDHRKAKIFEIFGNEIILKEEIYDETPKRVKIAGYHGFDESRVTEYQENKIVEHYKKIANRLLEFYQSEKFDVLFIGAKQQDVNLFVEQLHPYLEKVYSGSFNLPIDAKESDILKKTLELEMKLEVEKEKKIIEQIKTHAHSRTSEMAVIGIKDTIRALNESNVSKLVFNLNFSYSGKYCNSCNYLALKEDKCPNCGTNLIRVPNIIFKVIDVAVEKNSEIYPIFYSDALNQEGIGAVLRHKGITKTTI from the coding sequence ATGATAATCAAATCTGAAAAACAGTTGAAAGAGCTGAAAAATTACCAGCCTAAATCATGCCTCGTTTCCTCACTTTACCTCAATACGGATGGAAGCAAATTTTCAAAAAAGGAAATTGAGGTAATATTCAAGGATCTTGTAAAAGAGAAAAGAATTGAGGCAACTGAAGATGTGCTTCAAGATATAAGGAAAATGGAACAATATATTTCACAAAATCTTGACATAGTGAGAACGAAAGGGATAGTGATATTTTCGTGCAGTAAGGAAAATTTCTGGCAAGTTTATGAATTAAATGTTTCCCCGCCGAATTTGTTTGTCATTGATAAAAATCCATACATTCGCCCTCTTTTGATAATAACTTCAAAACTTCATAAAATTTATACGGTCATATTTGACCATCGCAAGGCTAAAATTTTTGAAATTTTCGGGAACGAGATAATTTTAAAAGAAGAGATTTACGATGAAACACCTAAAAGGGTTAAAATTGCTGGCTATCACGGGTTTGATGAATCAAGGGTGACGGAATATCAAGAAAACAAAATTGTTGAACATTACAAAAAAATTGCGAATAGATTGCTTGAGTTTTACCAAAGTGAGAAATTTGATGTTCTCTTCATCGGTGCAAAGCAACAAGATGTTAATTTATTTGTTGAGCAACTTCATCCTTATTTGGAAAAAGTTTATAGCGGCTCATTTAATCTTCCAATAGACGCAAAGGAAAGCGATATCTTGAAAAAAACGCTTGAACTTGAAATGAAACTTGAAGTTGAAAAAGAGAAAAAGATAATTGAGCAAATCAAAACACATGCACATTCAAGGACATCGGAGATGGCAGTGATTGGGATTAAGGATACGATAAGGGCATTGAACGAGTCAAATGTGAGCAAACTTGTCTTTAATCTTAATTTTTCTTATTCGGGAAAATATTGTAACTCCTGCAACTATCTCGCCTTGAAAGAAGACAAATGTCCAAATTGTGGAACAAATCTTATCCGTGTGCCGAATATAATTTTTAAAGTAATTGATGTAGCGGTTGAAAAGAATTCTGAAATTTATCCGATTTTTTACTCGGACGCATTAAATCAGGAAGGGATTGGCGCTGTGTTGAGACATAAAGGGATTACAAAAACAACAATTTAA
- a CDS encoding Dipeptidyl aminopeptidase/acylaminoacyl peptidase, giving the protein MRKIIFSLIMIFLSFSLLCAQVQKKKFTIRDMLSINVPSQIDISPDGKNIVFVLSKVDFEESKYNTDLYIISSDGGEVRQLTFSKENERNPKFSPDGKFIAFISNRKANADEKETKEQIWLLPVDGGEAYKLTNSPEGVISFQWLPDSKGILYLTQETLPKPEKEKKERDKKLKFDPTIVDREKYRKEFYIIDVKTKKERKIFTGDYGIDQFDVSPDGKLIVYNTNYTGDIDDSKKFDLWILEIETGKSKQLTKRPGGERQPKWSPDGRYIAFVADLDPKFTYSQEELFIVDPQTGDLKILTENFDVGIVGYEFSRSEPGVIYARTASGVYTHIYTVSIDGKVKEFLGGEKVFGDIAVSDKVISFLIEDKYNAPDIYVFKNGELKKLTNLNPQLENFTFGEQTVIRWKSFDGWTIEGILVKPVNFETGKRYPMLVAVHGGPYGRIQNTLRQYYNLQVWANEGYLVFAPNFRGSSGYTNKFGISNFKDLGGGDFKDIMTGIDYIVKELKIADENKLGIFGGSYGGYMTNWAITQTDRFKAAVSMFGIFNLITDYSNSYLPSWEPDYLGDYYWNNLKIYLERSPFYYVKNIKTPVLIMHGDEDPNTFISNSKEMYQALKHLGKTVEFVRYPREAHGFREPNHRIDEFYRCLEWFNKYLLGIEPDKKPIVRVDEWVRADGWEIKIVKVNKNVNYSGFDTTRKFVEIELLFKAGENAKPFEITVASDFTLFDLAGNKVSSSGIPVEVSGVKGLLTGDIKTTLEAKGENRYYPLKLAFDVVNLKGEMKFKISKFPQFEFLID; this is encoded by the coding sequence ATGAGGAAAATCATATTTTCTCTCATTATGATTTTTTTATCTTTTTCTTTGCTTTGCGCTCAGGTGCAGAAGAAAAAGTTCACGATTCGGGATATGCTTTCAATCAATGTCCCCTCTCAAATTGATATTTCCCCCGATGGGAAAAATATCGTTTTCGTGCTTTCAAAGGTTGATTTTGAGGAAAGTAAATATAACACAGACCTTTACATTATTTCAAGCGATGGTGGTGAAGTTAGGCAACTAACTTTTTCAAAAGAAAATGAGAGAAATCCAAAATTTTCACCAGATGGTAAGTTTATAGCTTTCATTTCAAATCGTAAAGCGAACGCCGATGAAAAGGAAACAAAAGAACAAATATGGCTTCTTCCTGTTGATGGTGGTGAAGCCTATAAATTGACAAATTCACCTGAAGGCGTCATCTCATTTCAATGGTTGCCTGATTCTAAAGGTATACTTTATCTAACGCAGGAAACACTTCCAAAACCAGAAAAAGAAAAAAAGGAAAGGGATAAAAAATTAAAATTTGACCCGACAATTGTTGACAGGGAAAAATACCGGAAGGAGTTTTATATAATTGATGTTAAAACGAAGAAAGAGAGAAAAATTTTCACGGGGGATTACGGAATTGACCAATTTGATGTTTCACCAGATGGCAAGTTAATCGTTTATAATACAAATTACACGGGCGATATTGATGATAGCAAGAAATTTGATCTTTGGATTTTAGAAATTGAAACAGGTAAATCAAAGCAACTCACAAAAAGACCTGGGGGTGAGAGACAACCTAAATGGTCACCGGATGGGAGATATATCGCATTTGTTGCTGATCTTGACCCAAAATTTACATACTCTCAGGAAGAGCTTTTCATCGTTGACCCACAAACGGGCGATCTTAAAATTTTAACAGAAAATTTTGACGTTGGGATTGTTGGATATGAGTTTTCAAGATCTGAGCCCGGGGTAATTTATGCGAGAACCGCAAGCGGGGTTTATACGCATATTTATACAGTTTCAATTGATGGGAAGGTAAAGGAATTTCTCGGTGGTGAAAAAGTTTTCGGCGATATTGCTGTATCTGATAAAGTTATTTCATTTTTAATTGAAGATAAATATAATGCCCCAGATATATATGTTTTTAAGAATGGGGAATTGAAAAAGCTAACAAACCTAAATCCACAGCTTGAAAACTTTACATTTGGAGAGCAAACAGTAATAAGATGGAAAAGTTTTGACGGATGGACAATTGAAGGAATACTTGTAAAGCCAGTTAATTTTGAAACGGGTAAGAGATATCCTATGCTTGTTGCAGTCCATGGCGGACCTTATGGAAGGATTCAAAACACACTTCGTCAGTATTACAATCTTCAGGTGTGGGCAAATGAAGGTTATCTTGTATTCGCACCAAATTTCAGAGGAAGCTCTGGATATACAAACAAATTTGGAATTTCAAACTTTAAAGACCTCGGCGGTGGCGATTTCAAAGATATAATGACAGGGATTGATTACATAGTGAAAGAGCTTAAAATTGCTGATGAAAATAAACTTGGCATATTTGGCGGAAGCTATGGTGGCTATATGACAAATTGGGCTATAACTCAAACAGACAGATTCAAAGCTGCTGTTTCAATGTTCGGGATATTTAACTTGATTACTGATTATAGCAATTCATATCTGCCAAGCTGGGAACCAGATTATCTTGGCGATTATTATTGGAATAACCTTAAAATTTATCTTGAACGTTCACCGTTTTATTATGTTAAAAACATTAAAACGCCTGTTTTAATCATGCACGGAGATGAAGATCCCAACACCTTCATAAGTAATTCAAAGGAAATGTATCAAGCGTTGAAGCATCTTGGCAAAACAGTTGAATTTGTTCGCTATCCACGGGAAGCTCATGGCTTCAGGGAGCCAAATCATAGAATAGATGAGTTTTATCGGTGTCTTGAATGGTTCAATAAATATCTTCTTGGAATTGAACCAGATAAAAAGCCAATTGTCCGAGTTGATGAATGGGTTAGGGCAGATGGATGGGAGATAAAAATCGTAAAGGTGAACAAAAATGTAAATTATTCAGGTTTTGATACGACGAGAAAATTCGTTGAAATTGAACTTCTTTTCAAAGCAGGTGAGAACGCAAAGCCATTTGAAATAACAGTTGCAAGCGACTTTACACTTTTTGACTTGGCAGGGAACAAGGTGAGTTCATCGGGAATTCCCGTTGAGGTCAGTGGGGTTAAAGGATTATTAACTGGCGATATAAAAACAACCCTTGAAGCGAAGGGGGAAAATCGCTATTATCCGCTAAAGCTTGCCTTTGATGTGGTAAATTTGAAAGGTGAGATGAAATTTAAAATTTCAAAGTTTCCGCAGTTTGAGTTTCTTATTGATTAA
- a CDS encoding Carbohydrate family 9 binding domain-like: MNLKKEHILIKLLFLTLIFNNFSAGHNSQNKTAVAIKVNEEIKVDGVLSESAWEKAVSISDFVQLDPYEGENPTEKTEVKILYDDKAIYFGFMLYDSEPSKITARLTRRDRDIESDKINIILDTFHDHKTAYFFSVNSAGVRVDGIITGDGSRFDTEWDGIWEADVMISEVGWVCEVKIPFATLRFADGKEWGVNFERYISRKKELIQWALISKRETGRVSKIGHLVGLNEISSPKGIEIYPYAAPKLIFSPEAEFNAKTKDFKFDFGVDLRYKITNDFVLNATFNPDFSQVEADQVVLNLTTYETFYPEKRQFFTDGSQFFSFGAPGGRGGGRRFGGMQIFYSRRIGKRPSGFPNVPDGGRIVYYPEKTKIIGAVKLTGKTQDGISIGFINALTSAEKAVVSDSLGREFKVTVEPFANYSVLRFQKDIMNNSAFGMILTNVSRDGATPSVTGGFDWGLRFVNNTYAFDGFLAFSKTSRNNGKPATAGRFSIAKIAGESFLYSTSYDYTAKGFYINDVGFFSRDNDHGGSTELRFKQDIQPFWIIRRYYAGVRYNYRWNFDGAMIMRGIGFDQMIEFLNYWTFSTFGFYSPWKVYDDRETRGNGLYLGKDRYNVNFSLRTDSRKSVIFDFEYGFGKWGLKEKEDIKRWQNRYEISIIFRPVDWIDFEIGSQFRFVRNEEAWVENIANDEGTISIFGDRSTDEFDLTLRGTVTFTRDLTFQVYAQTFVAKGHYENFKVLKTPESLVPYNYTGNPDFNSQSFNLNFIVRWEYKPGSALYFVITQSRNGKDDNYFRSLRNDIIQTFKTPAISGIYLKITHGLII, translated from the coding sequence ATGAATCTGAAAAAAGAGCACATTCTGATTAAATTACTTTTCTTAACCTTGATATTTAATAATTTTTCAGCTGGGCATAATTCTCAGAACAAAACTGCTGTAGCAATAAAAGTCAATGAAGAAATTAAGGTTGACGGTGTCCTTTCCGAATCGGCATGGGAGAAGGCAGTGTCTATTTCGGATTTCGTTCAACTTGACCCGTATGAAGGCGAAAATCCAACCGAGAAGACCGAAGTTAAAATTTTATATGATGATAAGGCTATTTATTTTGGATTTATGCTTTATGATTCGGAACCCTCAAAAATAACCGCACGACTGACAAGAAGAGATAGGGATATTGAATCAGATAAAATCAATATAATACTTGACACATTTCACGATCATAAAACTGCTTATTTCTTTTCTGTAAATTCCGCAGGTGTCAGGGTTGACGGTATAATTACAGGCGATGGTTCAAGATTTGATACTGAATGGGATGGAATATGGGAAGCTGATGTTATGATAAGTGAAGTTGGGTGGGTGTGTGAGGTTAAAATTCCATTTGCAACCTTGAGATTTGCTGATGGTAAAGAGTGGGGTGTTAACTTTGAAAGATACATAAGCAGAAAAAAGGAACTAATCCAATGGGCTTTGATCTCAAAAAGAGAAACTGGAAGGGTATCAAAAATTGGACATCTTGTGGGATTAAATGAAATTAGCTCGCCGAAAGGCATTGAAATTTATCCTTACGCTGCTCCAAAACTTATATTTTCACCTGAAGCGGAGTTTAATGCTAAAACAAAGGATTTCAAGTTTGATTTTGGTGTTGATTTAAGATATAAGATAACAAATGATTTTGTTTTGAATGCAACATTTAACCCTGATTTCAGTCAAGTTGAGGCGGATCAGGTTGTTTTAAACTTGACAACTTATGAAACATTTTATCCCGAGAAAAGACAATTTTTCACAGATGGTTCTCAATTTTTTAGCTTTGGTGCGCCGGGAGGTAGGGGTGGTGGAAGAAGGTTTGGAGGTATGCAAATATTCTATTCACGAAGGATAGGGAAAAGACCATCTGGATTTCCAAATGTTCCAGATGGCGGGAGAATTGTTTATTATCCTGAAAAAACAAAAATTATAGGTGCGGTTAAGTTAACAGGGAAAACTCAAGATGGAATTTCAATTGGTTTTATAAATGCTCTAACAAGTGCTGAAAAAGCTGTAGTAAGTGATTCGCTTGGGCGTGAGTTTAAAGTTACGGTTGAGCCGTTTGCAAATTACTCTGTTCTTCGTTTTCAAAAGGATATAATGAATAATTCTGCGTTTGGAATGATATTAACAAATGTATCAAGGGATGGGGCAACCCCAAGTGTAACTGGTGGATTTGATTGGGGTTTGAGGTTTGTAAATAATACATATGCCTTTGATGGATTCCTTGCTTTTTCAAAAACATCAAGAAATAATGGGAAACCAGCAACCGCAGGCAGATTTTCAATTGCAAAAATAGCAGGTGAAAGTTTCCTTTATTCAACAAGTTATGACTATACAGCAAAGGGATTCTATATAAACGATGTCGGATTTTTTTCACGAGATAATGATCATGGGGGATCAACGGAGTTGAGATTTAAGCAGGACATTCAACCATTTTGGATAATAAGACGCTATTACGCTGGCGTTAGGTATAATTACAGATGGAATTTTGATGGTGCTATGATTATGCGTGGGATCGGCTTTGATCAAATGATTGAGTTTTTAAATTATTGGACTTTTTCAACTTTTGGTTTTTATAGTCCGTGGAAAGTTTATGATGATAGGGAAACAAGAGGAAACGGACTTTATCTTGGAAAGGACAGATATAATGTTAATTTTTCATTGCGAACTGATTCAAGAAAAAGCGTGATATTTGATTTTGAATATGGATTTGGGAAATGGGGTCTTAAAGAAAAAGAAGATATTAAAAGATGGCAAAACCGATATGAGATAAGCATAATATTCAGACCAGTTGATTGGATAGATTTTGAAATAGGAAGCCAATTTAGATTTGTTAGAAATGAGGAAGCATGGGTTGAAAATATAGCAAATGACGAAGGAACAATAAGCATTTTTGGGGATAGATCAACAGATGAATTTGATCTTACATTAAGGGGGACTGTGACATTTACACGGGACTTAACATTTCAAGTTTATGCTCAAACCTTTGTTGCGAAAGGACATTATGAAAACTTCAAAGTTTTAAAAACTCCCGAGAGCCTTGTGCCATATAATTATACAGGAAATCCCGATTTTAATTCGCAATCGTTTAATTTAAATTTTATAGTTCGCTGGGAGTATAAACCCGGGAGCGCTTTATATTTCGTCATCACTCAGTCAAGAAATGGTAAAGATGATAATTATTTTAGAAGCTTGCGCAATGATATCATTCAAACATTCAAAACCCCAGCAATTAGCGGAATTTATCTTAAAATAACTCACGGATTAATAATTTAA
- a CDS encoding haloacid dehalogenase superfamily, subfamily IA, variant 3 with third motif having DD or ED/haloacid dehalogenase superfamily, subfamily IA, variant 1 with third motif having Dx(3-4)D or Dx(3-4)E: MKIKCVIFDLDGTIAQTNELIFETFNYISQKYTGRKFSNEEIPILFFGPPEEGGIRKLLQFFSSNEEVLKNLDSFTESAVREFYSYYERNHDKAKVYAGIKDLLSFLKEKGIKLAIFTGKGKVTTSITLRKLGIEKFFDVVITGDDVKQHKPSGEGIRKIIDILGLKPDEVILVGDAVSDVKAGKEAGVKIISALWDSYGKEKVIELKPDFVVYSVDELKKLLDELISAPEEKNKNILWCFLLSFLLLTNFLFTQDDFEIKGLRVYSYEDEIYPPIIVRYDTLWNGEPNTMNDYIVIEFDVKCASLPDIGIRFYHCDRNWRKTENIFVQSFFHSKTLYLNYATAEKGIKGYNYHFKNVFPDPDGIVQFPYSGNYIFEIYNTKADTVIYASGRFIVVDKLTEVRARLSKVLLGEMADFKNYVNQIDIEVDVPDSLNWYYITTVDVYENWKIFYPYAIDFGERKKYTYVSGFPSKTRIFKIWKIFPLNEYRQIDLRNEKIYPNGQPVIPIGGIDKVRKFWQGERDMDGGCKVVEEGMYSEYLEVIFRLEIDRETEQKIKGDIYIVGAFNNWKPEKEDVLKYDPAGNYYFVKKWLKRGIYDYQYVIGYYDYTKDEVVVVDWLGLEGNDWQTSNSYYIVVYYKDPQFGGFDRIIGFTKIKG; encoded by the coding sequence TTGAAGATAAAGTGTGTAATTTTTGACCTTGATGGGACAATTGCACAAACGAATGAATTAATTTTTGAAACCTTCAATTACATATCTCAAAAGTATACGGGAAGAAAATTTTCAAACGAAGAAATACCCATTCTTTTTTTCGGTCCACCTGAAGAGGGTGGGATAAGGAAATTATTACAGTTTTTTTCAAGCAACGAGGAAGTCCTCAAAAATCTTGACTCTTTTACAGAATCTGCTGTAAGAGAGTTCTACTCATATTATGAGCGAAATCATGATAAGGCAAAGGTTTATGCTGGGATAAAGGATTTACTTTCGTTTTTGAAAGAGAAGGGGATAAAACTTGCCATCTTCACGGGAAAAGGCAAGGTTACAACTTCTATCACTTTGAGAAAACTTGGAATTGAAAAGTTTTTTGATGTTGTGATAACAGGGGATGATGTAAAACAACATAAACCATCTGGCGAGGGAATTAGAAAAATTATTGACATTCTCGGGTTAAAACCTGATGAAGTTATACTTGTCGGGGATGCCGTAAGCGATGTTAAGGCAGGAAAGGAAGCAGGCGTTAAAATTATATCGGCTCTTTGGGATTCTTACGGAAAGGAAAAGGTTATAGAGTTAAAGCCCGATTTTGTGGTTTACTCTGTTGATGAACTTAAGAAATTACTTGACGAATTGATCTCTGCACCCGAAGAGAAAAACAAAAATATCTTATGGTGTTTTTTGCTTTCCTTTTTACTCCTTACGAATTTTTTATTTACTCAGGATGATTTTGAAATTAAGGGTTTAAGAGTTTATAGTTATGAAGATGAAATTTATCCCCCAATTATAGTCAGATATGATACGCTATGGAATGGAGAGCCTAATACAATGAATGACTATATTGTCATTGAGTTTGATGTTAAATGTGCATCTTTGCCTGATATTGGCATTCGCTTTTATCACTGTGATAGGAACTGGAGAAAGACAGAAAATATATTCGTTCAGAGTTTTTTCCACAGCAAAACTCTTTATCTAAATTACGCAACTGCTGAAAAAGGAATAAAAGGTTATAATTATCACTTCAAAAATGTTTTCCCGGATCCCGATGGGATCGTTCAATTTCCATATTCTGGAAATTATATTTTTGAGATTTACAACACGAAAGCAGATACGGTCATCTATGCAAGTGGGAGATTTATAGTGGTTGATAAGTTAACGGAGGTGAGAGCGAGGTTAAGTAAAGTTTTACTTGGTGAGATGGCAGATTTTAAAAATTATGTCAATCAAATTGACATTGAGGTTGATGTCCCTGACTCGTTGAACTGGTATTATATCACAACAGTGGATGTTTATGAAAATTGGAAAATTTTTTATCCTTATGCGATTGATTTCGGTGAGAGAAAAAAATATACCTATGTGAGTGGTTTTCCGTCAAAGACAAGAATTTTTAAAATTTGGAAGATTTTTCCCTTGAATGAATACAGACAGATTGATTTGAGAAATGAGAAAATCTATCCTAATGGTCAGCCTGTGATACCGATTGGAGGAATTGATAAGGTGAGAAAGTTCTGGCAAGGTGAAAGGGATATGGATGGAGGTTGTAAAGTGGTTGAGGAAGGGATGTATTCGGAATATCTTGAGGTCATCTTTCGGCTTGAGATTGACAGGGAAACTGAACAGAAGATAAAGGGTGATATTTATATCGTCGGCGCTTTCAATAATTGGAAACCAGAAAAGGAAGATGTTTTAAAATATGATCCAGCTGGAAATTATTACTTTGTCAAGAAATGGCTTAAGCGTGGAATTTATGATTATCAATATGTCATTGGTTATTACGATTATACCAAAGATGAGGTCGTTGTGGTTGATTGGCTTGGACTTGAAGGAAATGATTGGCAGACGAGCAATTCTTACTATATTGTTGTTTATTACAAAGATCCGCAATTTGGTGGATTTGATAGAATAATTGGTTTTACAAAAATTAAGGGTTAA
- a CDS encoding HDIG domain-containing protein, with amino-acid sequence MDIFRDVIEIEDEVVKLVGKIADENNFEAYVVGGYVRDLFLGKEVKDVDFLVIGEGIKFARIVAKHFRKKVTIYEQFRTAMIALEDRKIEFVGARKESYRRDSRKPIVESGSLEDDLARRDFTINAIAVSINEKTFGKVIDPYNGRKDLIDKIIRTPLDPEKTFDDDPLRMMRAVRFACQLNFTIEEGTLSAIKKMKDRLIIVSQERITDEFLKIMQSPKPSIGLRLMQETSLMSVVLPEVAELEGTEQRTPYHHKDVFQHTCQVVDNLAGVTDNVWLRLAGLFHDIAKPKTKAFKEGVGWTFYGHDVLGAKMVRSIFRRMKLPIDKSKYVEKLVRLHLRPMALVDENVTDSAIRRLIVQAGEDLDDLIKLCRADITTRNPKLVEEYSRNYDIVVQKIKEVEEKDRLRAFKSPVDGNEIMQALGLNPGPLVGRLKKAIEEAILEGVIPNEHDAAFDYLMKIKDQIIAEYESEKRAHSD; translated from the coding sequence ATGGATATATTTCGTGATGTAATTGAAATAGAAGATGAGGTTGTTAAGTTAGTTGGAAAAATTGCGGATGAAAATAACTTTGAAGCATATGTCGTTGGTGGATATGTGCGTGATCTTTTTCTTGGCAAAGAAGTCAAAGATGTTGATTTTCTTGTGATAGGGGAGGGGATAAAATTTGCAAGGATTGTCGCAAAGCATTTTAGAAAAAAAGTTACAATCTACGAGCAATTCAGAACAGCAATGATAGCGCTTGAGGATAGGAAAATTGAATTTGTTGGGGCAAGGAAAGAAAGTTACCGCAGGGATTCAAGAAAACCAATCGTTGAAAGTGGAAGTCTTGAAGATGACCTTGCAAGAAGGGATTTCACAATAAATGCGATCGCAGTTTCAATAAATGAGAAAACATTTGGCAAAGTTATAGACCCGTATAACGGAAGGAAGGATCTGATTGACAAGATAATAAGAACTCCGCTTGATCCCGAGAAGACATTTGATGATGACCCTTTACGAATGATGAGGGCGGTAAGATTTGCGTGTCAACTTAACTTCACAATAGAGGAAGGGACGCTTTCGGCGATAAAGAAGATGAAGGATCGTTTAATCATTGTTTCACAGGAGAGGATCACGGATGAGTTTTTGAAGATAATGCAATCGCCGAAGCCATCAATTGGGTTGAGATTAATGCAGGAAACCAGCCTCATGAGCGTCGTTTTACCCGAGGTTGCGGAACTTGAAGGAACTGAACAAAGGACGCCTTATCATCATAAGGATGTTTTTCAACATACCTGTCAGGTTGTTGATAATCTTGCTGGGGTAACAGATAATGTCTGGCTTCGGCTTGCTGGTTTGTTTCATGATATAGCAAAACCAAAAACAAAGGCATTTAAAGAGGGTGTTGGATGGACTTTTTATGGGCACGATGTTCTCGGTGCGAAAATGGTTCGCTCAATTTTTAGAAGAATGAAACTTCCAATAGATAAATCAAAATATGTTGAAAAACTTGTTCGTCTTCATCTTCGCCCAATGGCGCTTGTGGATGAAAATGTGACGGATTCCGCAATTAGAAGATTGATCGTTCAAGCAGGTGAAGACCTTGATGACCTTATAAAACTTTGCAGAGCTGACATTACAACCCGAAATCCAAAACTTGTGGAAGAATATTCACGCAATTATGATATAGTTGTTCAGAAAATTAAAGAAGTTGAAGAAAAAGACAGATTGAGGGCATTTAAATCACCCGTGGATGGGAACGAGATAATGCAAGCGCTCGGTTTGAATCCTGGACCCCTTGTTGGTCGTCTAAAAAAAGCGATAGAAGAAGCTATACTTGAAGGAGTAATTCCAAATGAACATGATGCTGCCTTTGATTATTTAATGAAAATAAAAGATCAAATAATCGCTGAATATGAATCTGAAAAAAGAGCACATTCTGATTAA
- a CDS encoding Predicted dehydrogenase: MGKVDIGVIGVGYLGSIHARILSKISSANFVGVYDINEQRAKQVANETGVKSFATLDELLDNVKAVVIATPTTTHREIALYCLMRGIHTFIEKPITDDVAGADEIIKVAREKNLKVQVGHVERFNPALLSLADYKISPVFIETHRLAQFKPRGTDVAVILDLMIHDIDIILNLVKSEIEEIKASGVAVISDSIDIANARIQFKNGCVANVTASRISRKNERKMRIFQRDAYISIDFLQGVAEIFRLIDEENSDENLKPTILLGKIEEGAKKRKIVYEQLEIKDVNPIEMELVAFIDAIVHDKPTPVSAEDGKLSLEVAFKIIEEVEKQQKIVKEKMSLDI; encoded by the coding sequence ATGGGAAAGGTTGATATTGGGGTTATAGGCGTTGGTTATCTTGGTAGCATTCACGCAAGAATTCTTTCAAAAATTTCGTCTGCAAATTTTGTGGGTGTATATGACATAAATGAGCAAAGGGCGAAGCAAGTTGCAAACGAAACTGGCGTTAAAAGTTTTGCAACGCTTGATGAACTGCTTGACAATGTAAAAGCAGTTGTGATAGCAACCCCGACGACAACGCATCGGGAGATAGCGCTTTATTGTTTGATGCGTGGAATTCACACTTTTATTGAGAAACCCATAACGGATGATGTGGCTGGAGCAGATGAAATAATAAAAGTTGCCCGAGAAAAAAATCTTAAAGTCCAAGTTGGGCATGTTGAAAGATTCAACCCTGCTTTGCTTTCGCTTGCGGACTATAAAATTAGCCCTGTTTTCATTGAAACGCATCGCCTTGCGCAGTTTAAGCCAAGGGGAACAGATGTAGCTGTGATACTTGATTTGATGATTCATGATATTGATATAATTTTAAATCTTGTTAAAAGCGAAATTGAAGAAATAAAAGCAAGTGGTGTTGCTGTGATTTCTGATTCAATTGATATAGCAAATGCGAGAATACAGTTTAAAAATGGATGTGTTGCAAATGTCACAGCGAGCAGGATTTCAAGAAAAAATGAAAGAAAGATGAGGATTTTTCAAAGAGACGCTTACATTTCAATTGATTTTCTTCAAGGTGTGGCTGAGATATTTCGTCTTATTGATGAGGAAAACAGCGATGAAAATCTTAAACCAACTATTCTGCTTGGTAAAATTGAAGAGGGTGCGAAAAAAAGAAAAATTGTTTATGAACAGTTAGAGATAAAAGATGTTAATCCAATTGAGATGGAACTTGTTGCGTTTATTGATGCGATAGTTCATGATAAGCCAACGCCAGTAAGTGCGGAAGATGGAAAACTTTCACTTGAAGTTGCGTTTAAAATTATTGAAGAAGTTGAGAAACAACAAAAAATTGTAAAAGAAAAAATGTCGCTTGATATTTAA